The following coding sequences lie in one Calidithermus timidus DSM 17022 genomic window:
- a CDS encoding NAD-dependent succinate-semialdehyde dehydrogenase, translating to MIKELPNQAYFADGWQSTGKTFSVTHPGDGHIVGEVADCGPAEARRAIEAALEAFEGWKRTNPYTRAEILERWNELLLAHEAELGRLMSLEMGKPITESRGEVRYSASFVKWYAQEAVRLHGERVLSRFDHKRGLVSYEPVGVVYAVTPWNFPTGMITRKAAPALAAGCAIVIKPAEQSPMSALYLARLWEEAGGPKGTLQVLPTSDPVAFSQPFFEDERVRKLTFTGSTEVGRLLYAQAAKTLKRVSLELGGHAPFLVFEDADLDKAARDVVLSKFRNAGQTCICTNRVFVQQSVLEPFTQAFAAATAALRLGDPLLPETQVGPVVDAQGLAKVKEHIEDALAKGAKAVVGGKVREGLYFEPTVLSGVRPGMKIMTEETFGPVAPVIPFTTEEEALRLANDTPYGLAAYAWTNDLSRAWRVAEGLHYGIVGINDPIPTAMAPQAPFGGMKNSGLGREGGWWGLEEYLEAKFISMSIADGR from the coding sequence ATGATCAAGGAACTCCCCAACCAGGCCTACTTCGCAGACGGCTGGCAGAGCACCGGCAAGACCTTCAGCGTCACCCACCCCGGCGACGGGCACATAGTGGGCGAGGTGGCCGACTGCGGCCCCGCCGAGGCCCGGCGGGCCATCGAGGCCGCGCTCGAGGCCTTCGAGGGTTGGAAGCGCACCAACCCCTATACCCGCGCCGAGATCCTCGAGCGCTGGAACGAGCTGCTCTTAGCCCACGAGGCCGAGCTGGGCCGCCTGATGAGCCTCGAGATGGGCAAGCCCATCACCGAATCGCGCGGGGAGGTGAGGTACTCGGCGAGCTTCGTCAAGTGGTACGCCCAGGAGGCCGTGCGGCTGCACGGCGAGCGGGTGCTCTCGCGCTTCGACCACAAGCGGGGGCTGGTGTCCTACGAACCGGTGGGCGTGGTCTACGCCGTGACCCCCTGGAACTTCCCCACCGGCATGATCACCCGCAAGGCCGCCCCCGCGCTGGCGGCGGGCTGCGCCATCGTCATCAAGCCCGCCGAGCAGAGCCCCATGAGCGCTCTGTACCTGGCGCGGCTGTGGGAGGAGGCCGGCGGCCCCAAGGGCACGCTGCAGGTGCTGCCCACCTCCGACCCCGTGGCCTTCAGCCAGCCCTTCTTCGAAGACGAGCGCGTGCGCAAGCTCACCTTCACCGGCTCCACCGAGGTCGGGCGCCTCCTCTACGCCCAGGCCGCCAAGACCCTCAAGCGCGTCTCGCTCGAGCTCGGCGGCCACGCCCCCTTCCTGGTCTTCGAGGACGCCGACCTCGACAAAGCCGCCCGCGACGTGGTGCTCTCCAAGTTCCGCAACGCCGGCCAGACCTGCATCTGCACCAACCGGGTCTTCGTGCAGCAGAGCGTCCTGGAGCCCTTCACCCAGGCTTTCGCCGCCGCCACCGCTGCCTTGCGCCTGGGCGACCCCCTGCTCCCCGAGACCCAGGTGGGGCCGGTGGTGGACGCCCAGGGCCTCGCCAAGGTGAAGGAACACATCGAGGACGCGCTCGCCAAGGGCGCGAAGGCCGTGGTGGGGGGCAAGGTGCGCGAAGGCCTCTACTTCGAGCCCACCGTCCTCAGCGGCGTGCGCCCCGGCATGAAGATCATGACCGAGGAGACCTTCGGCCCCGTGGCCCCCGTCATCCCCTTCACCACCGAGGAGGAAGCCCTGCGCCTGGCCAACGACACCCCCTACGGCCTTGCCGCCTACGCCTGGACCAACGACCTCTCCCGCGCCTGGCGCGTCGCCGAGGGCCTGCACTACGGCATCGTCGGCATCAATGACCCCATCCCCACCGCCATGGCTCCCCAGGCTCCCTTCGGCGGTATGAAGAACTCCGGCCTGGGCCGCGAGGGGGGCTGGTGGGGGCTGGAGGAGTACCTCGAGGCCAAGTTCATCTCGATGTCGATAGCCGACGGCCGATGA
- a CDS encoding amidohydrolase, translated as MKADTLIYRGTILNPAPAPGGLEALEAVALRGGRVLAAGRMSELEPLLSPATRRVDLEGQTLLPGFNDAHVHVWKVGQLRTTLLDLRGVESLDAFYAAVRERAQTLQPGQWLWGRGWNEARMGGWPERSALDAIAPRNPVLLTRTCAHIHAVNTPALQAAGVTPETRVPGGQIDFGRGILYETAYGLVFGAMPAPTQADYERWVLAGLEYLKSLGITSATDPAVDPPLYAAYCALDAAGKLPIRVNLLYIRRPDGGSETFPLPEKHRSDFLRCDSVKFFADGGLSGATAALSLPYRNTDGPSQGVLRFESEELYALALEAHRHGFRIGTHAIGDRALNQVLGVYERLYQAAPGAATRHRIEHFGLAGEEHLERARRLGVIAVPQPVFLHELRGNFLKYLPEAMLCRCYNLRAMFAAGLTVAFSSDGPVVSRVSPLAGLQAAVAEPMCEGNGVSLETALWAYTVGGALAQGDEGNRGRLEPGHWADFVVLGRDPRTAPPEALGSLELRSTWTSKDFSPEFGVR; from the coding sequence ATGAAAGCCGACACCCTGATCTACAGGGGCACCATTCTCAACCCCGCTCCCGCGCCCGGCGGGCTCGAGGCGCTCGAGGCCGTCGCGCTGCGCGGGGGGCGCGTCCTGGCGGCCGGGCGGATGAGCGAGCTCGAGCCCCTTCTCTCCCCGGCCACGCGGCGCGTGGACCTCGAGGGCCAGACGCTGCTGCCCGGCTTCAACGACGCGCACGTGCACGTGTGGAAGGTGGGGCAACTGCGCACCACGCTGCTCGACCTGCGCGGCGTGGAGAGCCTCGACGCCTTTTACGCCGCGGTGAGGGAACGTGCCCAGACCCTGCAACCCGGCCAGTGGCTTTGGGGGCGCGGCTGGAACGAGGCCCGCATGGGCGGCTGGCCCGAGCGCTCGGCCCTCGACGCCATCGCCCCGCGCAACCCGGTGCTGCTGACGCGCACCTGCGCCCACATCCACGCGGTGAACACCCCGGCCCTGCAGGCGGCGGGGGTCACGCCCGAGACCCGCGTGCCGGGCGGGCAGATCGATTTTGGGCGCGGCATCCTCTACGAGACGGCCTACGGGCTGGTCTTCGGCGCCATGCCCGCGCCCACCCAGGCCGACTACGAGCGCTGGGTGCTGGCGGGGCTGGAGTACCTGAAGTCGCTGGGCATCACCAGCGCCACCGACCCCGCCGTGGACCCGCCGCTCTACGCGGCCTACTGTGCCCTGGACGCCGCCGGAAAGCTGCCCATCCGGGTCAACCTGCTCTACATCCGCCGCCCGGATGGGGGCAGCGAGACCTTCCCCCTGCCCGAAAAGCACCGCTCCGACTTCCTGCGCTGCGACTCGGTGAAGTTCTTCGCCGATGGGGGGCTCTCCGGGGCCACCGCCGCGCTGAGCCTTCCCTATCGCAACACTGACGGACCGAGCCAAGGCGTACTCCGCTTCGAAAGCGAAGAACTCTACGCGCTGGCGCTCGAGGCCCACCGCCATGGCTTCCGCATCGGCACCCACGCCATCGGGGACCGGGCCTTGAACCAAGTGCTGGGCGTGTACGAGCGGCTGTACCAGGCGGCCCCCGGCGCTGCCACCCGCCACCGCATTGAGCACTTTGGGCTGGCGGGGGAGGAACACCTCGAGCGCGCCCGGCGGCTCGGCGTGATCGCCGTGCCCCAGCCGGTGTTCCTCCACGAGCTGCGCGGCAACTTTCTCAAGTACCTCCCCGAGGCCATGCTCTGCCGCTGCTACAACCTGCGGGCCATGTTCGCCGCCGGCCTCACCGTGGCTTTTTCCTCCGACGGGCCGGTGGTGAGCCGGGTTTCCCCCCTCGCTGGCCTGCAGGCCGCCGTGGCCGAGCCGATGTGCGAAGGCAACGGCGTGAGCCTGGAGACCGCACTATGGGCCTACACCGTGGGCGGCGCCCTCGCCCAGGGCGACGAGGGCAACCGGGGCCGCCTCGAGCCCGGCCACTGGGCCGACTTCGTGGTGCTGGGCCGCGACCCCCGCACCGCGCCGCCCGAGGCGCTGGGCAGCCTCGAGCTGCGCTCCACCTGGACCAGCAAGGATTTCAGCCCGGAGTTTGGCGTCAGGTGA
- a CDS encoding inorganic diphosphatase produces the protein MNLKELPVGKKAPEIVHMVIEIPRGSTNKYEYDPELGAIKLDRVLPTAQFYPGDYGFIPSTLAEDGDPLDGVILATHPLLPGVVVDVRIIGMVDMQDEKGGDAKILGVVAEDPRWDHIKDLSDVPEATKAEIQNFFETYKALEAHKGKWVKVTGWEGRERAIAEVRACIERYKAASAVEGG, from the coding sequence ATGAACCTCAAGGAATTGCCCGTTGGCAAGAAGGCCCCTGAAATCGTGCACATGGTCATCGAGATCCCCCGCGGCTCGACCAACAAGTACGAGTACGATCCCGAACTCGGAGCAATCAAACTCGACCGTGTGCTGCCCACCGCGCAGTTCTACCCCGGCGACTACGGCTTCATCCCCTCCACCCTGGCCGAAGACGGCGATCCCCTCGATGGCGTCATCCTCGCCACCCACCCGCTGCTCCCTGGCGTGGTGGTGGACGTGCGCATCATCGGCATGGTGGACATGCAAGACGAAAAGGGCGGGGACGCTAAAATCCTGGGCGTGGTCGCCGAGGACCCCCGCTGGGACCACATCAAAGACCTCTCCGACGTGCCCGAGGCCACCAAGGCCGAAATCCAGAACTTCTTCGAGACCTACAAGGCCCTCGAGGCCCACAAGGGCAAGTGGGTCAAGGTGACGGGCTGGGAGGGTCGCGAGCGGGCCATCGCCGAGGTCAGGGCCTGCATCGAGCGCTATAAGGCGGCGTCGGCGGTCGAAGGTGGGTAG
- a CDS encoding GNAT family N-acetyltransferase, with protein MTNPILTSPDGRFAVVHSEPWMAPHLEAIQAASFPDLAPHERMRAEHYLSQMRVFPQGQHAVLEVATGRVVACSTDLRAKVDFAHFAHKYLEAVGGNYLTTHDPDGDWLYGADIGVHPEFRGHGLSTLLYTARHQLIRRLGLKGHVAGAMPKGYGAHRDQMPIEQYVQRVVRGELFDPVLSIQLRRGYAVWGIIPDYLEDASCANYGVFIVWRNPEVGF; from the coding sequence ATGACGAACCCCATCCTCACCAGCCCCGACGGCCGCTTCGCCGTGGTGCACAGCGAGCCCTGGATGGCCCCCCACCTCGAGGCCATCCAGGCCGCCTCCTTCCCCGACCTCGCCCCCCACGAGCGCATGCGGGCCGAGCACTACCTCTCGCAGATGCGCGTCTTCCCCCAGGGGCAGCACGCGGTGCTCGAGGTGGCCACGGGGCGGGTGGTGGCCTGCTCCACCGACCTGCGTGCCAAGGTGGACTTCGCCCACTTCGCGCACAAGTACCTCGAGGCCGTGGGCGGCAACTACCTCACCACCCACGACCCGGACGGCGACTGGCTCTACGGCGCCGACATCGGCGTTCACCCTGAGTTCCGGGGCCACGGCCTCTCCACGCTGCTCTACACCGCCCGCCACCAACTCATCCGCCGCCTGGGGCTCAAGGGCCACGTGGCTGGGGCCATGCCCAAGGGCTACGGGGCCCACCGCGACCAAATGCCCATCGAGCAGTACGTGCAGCGCGTGGTGCGGGGCGAACTCTTCGACCCGGTGCTCTCGATCCAGCTCCGGCGGGGCTACGCGGTGTGGGGCATCATCCCGGATTACCTCGAGGACGCCAGCTGCGCGAACTACGGGGTGTTCATCGTGTGGCGGAACCCGGAGGTGGGGTTTTGA